One stretch of Serinicoccus hydrothermalis DNA includes these proteins:
- a CDS encoding transglutaminase-like domain-containing protein, with amino-acid sequence MRRHLSADLTAAITSPVEATLGVTVADDVGREKERFTVTLDGDAVEVEDVLDEASGTRWHVIRDVPPGQLAVSYSATVTDGGAGAPVSPLDRIHYVRPSRYVDLDRLEAVARAEVGDVDGEQGILDVAAWVHEHIRYVIGSSAVTDGASDTYLSRTGVCRDFAHLTLALLRARGIPARLVACYAPGLSPMDFHAVVEAAVGDRWVVVDPTRLAPRQSLVRISAGADASETSFLTVHSGGMNFQSLQVSAVTDGDLPRDDHGGTVSIG; translated from the coding sequence ATGCGACGACACCTCTCCGCGGACCTGACCGCTGCCATCACGAGCCCGGTCGAGGCGACCCTGGGCGTGACTGTGGCCGACGACGTCGGCCGGGAGAAGGAGCGCTTCACCGTCACCCTCGACGGCGACGCGGTCGAGGTCGAGGACGTCCTCGACGAGGCGAGCGGGACGCGCTGGCACGTCATCCGCGACGTCCCGCCCGGCCAGCTCGCCGTCAGCTACTCCGCGACCGTGACCGACGGCGGCGCGGGCGCCCCGGTGAGCCCGCTGGACCGCATCCACTACGTCCGGCCCAGCCGTTACGTCGACCTGGACCGGCTGGAGGCGGTGGCCCGCGCCGAGGTCGGTGACGTCGACGGCGAGCAGGGGATCCTCGACGTCGCGGCGTGGGTCCACGAGCACATCCGCTACGTCATCGGCTCCTCGGCCGTGACCGACGGCGCGAGCGACACCTACCTCTCCCGCACCGGGGTGTGCCGTGACTTCGCCCACCTGACGCTGGCGCTGCTGCGGGCGCGCGGCATACCTGCCCGGCTCGTCGCCTGCTACGCCCCCGGCCTGTCGCCCATGGACTTCCACGCCGTCGTCGAGGCGGCGGTGGGGGACCGCTGGGTGGTCGTCGACCCGACGCGGCTCGCGCCGCGCCAGTCGCTCGTGCGGATCAGCGCCGGCGCGGACGCGAGCGAGACGTCCTTCCTCACCGTGCACTCCGGCGGGATGAACTTCCAGAGCCTGCAGGTCAGCGCTGTCACCGACGGTGACCTGCCCCGTGACGACCACGGCGGCACGGTCTCCATCGGCTGA
- a CDS encoding TrmH family RNA methyltransferase — MGEQQEESVGVGPWAGPWPQDERGDLPGHLDPGLLREGDRRNVVDRYRYWRHEAVVADLDTRRHGFHVAIENWGHDFNIGSVVRTANAFNAGGVHIVGRRRWNRRGAMVTDRYLHEEHHPDVAHLLAWAGERGLAVIGVDNVPGSVPLEGYALPRDCVLLLGQEGPGLSAEAVAGCEGIVAITQHGSTRSLNAGAAAAVVMYHWALRHAGGLTP, encoded by the coding sequence GTGGGCGAGCAGCAGGAGGAGAGCGTCGGGGTCGGGCCCTGGGCCGGGCCGTGGCCCCAGGACGAGCGGGGCGACCTGCCCGGGCACCTCGACCCCGGGCTGCTGCGCGAGGGCGACCGGCGCAACGTCGTCGACCGCTACCGCTACTGGCGGCACGAGGCGGTCGTCGCCGACCTCGACACCCGGCGGCACGGCTTCCACGTGGCGATCGAGAACTGGGGGCACGACTTCAACATCGGCTCGGTCGTGCGCACCGCCAACGCCTTCAACGCCGGTGGCGTGCACATCGTCGGGCGCCGCCGGTGGAACCGCCGCGGTGCGATGGTCACCGACCGCTACCTGCACGAGGAGCACCACCCCGACGTCGCGCACCTCCTGGCCTGGGCGGGGGAGCGGGGGCTTGCGGTCATCGGGGTCGACAACGTGCCCGGCTCGGTCCCCCTCGAGGGGTATGCCCTCCCGCGCGACTGCGTGCTCCTGCTCGGTCAGGAGGGGCCGGGTCTGAGCGCGGAGGCGGTGGCCGGGTGCGAGGGCATCGTCGCGATCACGCAGCACGGCTCGACCCGCTCGCTCAACGCCGGGGCGGCCGCGGCGGTCGTGATGTACCACTGGGCGTTGCGGCACGCCGGTGGCCTGACACCATGA